Proteins from a single region of Streptomyces griseiscabiei:
- a CDS encoding extracellular catalytic domain type 1 short-chain-length polyhydroxyalkanoate depolymerase yields the protein MLVALLGALTALLAATLLTAPAATAADARAEAAPRAALTEITGFGTNPSNLQMYLYVPDSVTVNPAIVVAVHYCTGSGPAMYNGTEYAQLADRYGFIVVYPSVTRSSKCFDVSSPQALTRGGGSDPVGIKSMVDWTVRTYGADTGRIFATGISSGAMMTNVLLGDYPDVFAAGAAFAGVPFACFATTNGSEWNSDCANGTVTRTPQAWGDLVRGAHPGYTGTRPRMQLWHGTTDDVLRYPNFGEEIKQWTNVHGVSQTPAATDTPQASWTRTRYGGTGDRAPVEAISLQGTGHNLYAWGMGERVLTFFGLNGSGPAPQPPAGPCKVTVTTNAWSTGLTVSVTITNTGTTAVNGWKLGFTLPSGQTVTNGWGATYSPASGAVTATNATYNAAIAPGASVGIGYQADHTGNSAAPGSYTLNGTACTTG from the coding sequence ATGCTCGTCGCACTGCTGGGAGCGCTGACGGCGCTGCTCGCCGCCACGCTCCTGACCGCCCCCGCGGCGACCGCCGCGGACGCGAGGGCCGAGGCCGCTCCCCGGGCCGCGCTCACCGAGATCACCGGCTTCGGCACCAACCCCAGCAACCTGCAGATGTACCTGTACGTGCCGGACAGTGTCACCGTGAACCCGGCGATCGTGGTGGCCGTGCACTACTGCACCGGCTCGGGACCGGCGATGTACAACGGCACCGAGTACGCCCAACTGGCCGACCGGTACGGGTTCATCGTCGTGTACCCGTCCGTCACCCGCAGCAGCAAGTGCTTCGACGTCTCCTCCCCGCAGGCGCTCACCCGCGGCGGCGGCAGCGACCCCGTGGGCATCAAGTCCATGGTCGACTGGACCGTCCGCACCTACGGTGCCGACACCGGCCGGATCTTCGCCACCGGTATCTCCTCCGGCGCGATGATGACCAACGTCCTCCTCGGCGACTACCCCGACGTGTTCGCCGCCGGCGCCGCCTTCGCGGGTGTGCCGTTCGCCTGCTTCGCCACCACCAACGGCTCGGAGTGGAACAGCGACTGCGCCAACGGCACCGTCACCCGCACCCCTCAGGCCTGGGGCGACCTCGTCCGCGGCGCCCACCCGGGGTACACGGGCACCCGGCCCCGGATGCAGCTGTGGCACGGCACCACGGACGACGTGCTGCGCTACCCCAACTTCGGCGAGGAGATCAAGCAGTGGACGAATGTGCACGGGGTGAGCCAGACACCGGCCGCCACCGACACACCCCAGGCCAGCTGGACCCGCACCCGCTACGGCGGCACCGGTGACCGCGCCCCCGTCGAGGCCATCAGCCTCCAGGGCACCGGCCACAACCTCTACGCCTGGGGCATGGGCGAGCGTGTCCTCACCTTCTTCGGCCTCAACGGCTCCGGGCCCGCGCCCCAGCCCCCGGCGGGCCCCTGCAAGGTGACCGTCACCACCAACGCCTGGAGCACCGGCCTCACCGTGTCCGTGACCATCACCAACACCGGTACGACGGCGGTCAACGGCTGGAAGCTCGGCTTCACCCTGCCCTCCGGACAGACCGTCACCAACGGCTGGGGCGCCACGTACAGCCCGGCCTCCGGCGCCGTGACCGCGACCAACGCCACCTACAACGCGGCGATCGCACCCGGCGCGAGCGTCGGCATCGGCTACCAGGCCGACCACACCGGCAACAGCGCCGCACCCGGGTCGTACACGCTCAACGGGACGGCGTGCACGACGGGTTGA
- a CDS encoding pectate lyase has translation MTSAVRPRARTRALTGTFAALSLSFGMIMTSGATPASAATWPSANGSQPVSSTISVSGTRDGGMVRYYGSGALAGDGQEEGQDPIFKLAAGATLKNVIIGAPGADGIHCEGNCTLQNVWWEDVGEDAATFRGGSTYTVTGGGARKAADKVFQHNGPGTLNISNFAVSDFKTLYRSCGDCSTQYTRKVNLSNIEVTGTGSTARLVGINVNRGDVATLRGITILNDSGRKVIPCQKYNNNTAVGTGPDSTNCKYATSDITYR, from the coding sequence ATGACTTCTGCGGTACGTCCGCGTGCCCGCACGCGCGCGCTGACCGGCACGTTCGCCGCGCTCAGCCTTTCGTTTGGCATGATCATGACCAGTGGAGCCACTCCGGCGAGCGCCGCCACCTGGCCGTCGGCGAACGGCAGCCAGCCGGTGTCCTCCACCATCTCGGTCTCCGGCACCAGGGACGGCGGCATGGTCCGCTACTACGGCAGCGGCGCCCTGGCCGGTGACGGCCAGGAGGAGGGCCAGGACCCGATCTTCAAGCTCGCGGCCGGCGCGACGCTGAAGAACGTCATCATCGGCGCGCCCGGCGCCGACGGCATCCACTGCGAGGGCAACTGCACGCTGCAGAACGTGTGGTGGGAGGACGTCGGCGAGGACGCGGCGACCTTCCGCGGCGGGTCCACCTACACGGTGACCGGCGGCGGCGCGAGGAAGGCGGCCGACAAGGTCTTCCAGCACAACGGCCCCGGCACCCTGAACATCTCCAACTTCGCGGTCAGCGACTTCAAGACGCTGTACCGCTCCTGCGGCGACTGCTCCACGCAGTACACCCGCAAGGTGAACCTCAGCAACATCGAGGTCACCGGGACCGGCTCCACCGCACGGCTGGTCGGCATCAACGTCAACCGGGGCGACGTGGCGACCCTGCGGGGCATCACGATCCTCAACGACAGCGGCCGCAAGGTCATCCCGTGCCAGAAGTACAACAACAACACCGCTGTCGGTACGGGCCCCGACAGCACCAACTGCAAGTACGCCACCTCGGACATCACCTACAGGTGA
- a CDS encoding Rv1733c family protein, translating to MVAFRGPKVWLWRWRRNPLRRRSDRLESWVVLIAWALTLFGGVAAGLMAADSVESGLARQRAEWRPVGAVLTEDAPEPSGASGTATEKVWAKVRWTAPDGSAHEGQARVDPATLMGAPVTVWTDARGLLVTKPASESQARLRATLVGALAGLFVGAVPFVGGRLVRGRMERRRMDRWDEEWALIGPLWQRKAW from the coding sequence ATGGTGGCATTCCGTGGTCCGAAGGTCTGGTTGTGGCGATGGCGGCGCAACCCGCTCAGACGGCGCAGCGACCGGCTGGAGTCCTGGGTCGTGCTGATCGCCTGGGCGCTGACCCTGTTCGGCGGTGTGGCGGCCGGTCTGATGGCCGCGGACTCCGTCGAGTCGGGCCTCGCCCGGCAGCGCGCCGAATGGCGCCCGGTGGGTGCCGTCCTCACCGAGGACGCGCCCGAACCCTCCGGCGCGAGCGGCACGGCCACGGAGAAGGTGTGGGCGAAGGTCCGCTGGACGGCGCCCGACGGCTCGGCCCACGAGGGCCAGGCCCGGGTCGACCCCGCCACGCTGATGGGCGCCCCGGTCACCGTCTGGACGGACGCCCGGGGCCTGCTGGTCACCAAGCCGGCGAGCGAGTCGCAGGCCCGGTTGCGCGCCACGCTCGTCGGCGCTCTCGCGGGCCTGTTCGTGGGCGCCGTGCCCTTCGTGGGCGGTCGGCTGGTGCGCGGCCGGATGGAGCGGCGGCGGATGGACCGGTGGGACGAGGAGTGGGCGCTGATCGGTCCGCTCTGGCAGCGCAAGGCCTGGTGA
- a CDS encoding WD40/YVTN/BNR-like repeat-containing protein codes for MADVLLTVGTRKGLFIGRRRGGAWEFDETPYFNAQAVYAVAIDTRTDTPRLLVGGDSAHWGPSVFHSDDLGRTWTEPARPAVKFPKDTGASLERVWQLHPAAAEPDVVYAGTEPAALYRSADRGETFELVRPLWEHPTRDRWEPGGGGEGLHTVLTDRRDPRAVTVAVSAAGVFRTRDGGESWSPSNSGVSAVFLPDPNPEFGQCVHKVARDAVTPDRLYLQNHWGVYRSDDAGAHWEDIGAGLPSTFGFAAVAHPHRGDTAYVFPINADADRVPADHRCRVFRTADAGRGWEPLSAGLPTEDHYGTVLRDAMCTDDADPAGVYFGNRNGEVYASADDGDSWSQLASHLPDVLCVRAAVVG; via the coding sequence ATGGCTGACGTACTGCTCACCGTGGGCACACGCAAGGGGCTGTTCATCGGGCGGCGCCGCGGGGGCGCCTGGGAGTTCGACGAGACGCCGTACTTCAACGCCCAGGCGGTCTACGCCGTCGCCATCGACACCCGTACGGACACCCCCCGGCTGCTGGTCGGCGGCGACAGCGCCCACTGGGGCCCCTCCGTGTTCCACTCCGACGACCTCGGCCGCACCTGGACCGAGCCCGCGCGGCCGGCCGTGAAGTTCCCCAAGGACACCGGGGCCTCGCTGGAGCGGGTGTGGCAGCTGCACCCGGCCGCCGCCGAACCGGACGTGGTGTACGCGGGCACGGAACCGGCCGCGCTGTACCGCTCGGCGGACCGCGGCGAGACCTTCGAGCTGGTCCGGCCGCTGTGGGAGCACCCGACCCGGGACAGGTGGGAGCCGGGGGGCGGCGGCGAGGGGCTGCACACGGTCCTCACCGACCGCCGCGATCCGCGGGCGGTGACCGTGGCCGTCTCCGCGGCCGGGGTGTTCCGCACCCGGGACGGCGGGGAGAGCTGGTCACCCTCCAACTCCGGTGTCTCCGCGGTGTTCCTGCCGGACCCGAACCCGGAGTTCGGCCAGTGCGTGCACAAGGTGGCGCGGGACGCGGTGACCCCCGACCGGCTCTATCTGCAGAACCACTGGGGGGTGTACCGCAGCGACGACGCGGGCGCGCACTGGGAGGACATCGGCGCGGGTCTGCCGTCCACGTTCGGGTTCGCCGCGGTCGCCCATCCGCACCGCGGGGACACCGCCTATGTCTTCCCGATCAACGCCGACGCGGACCGTGTCCCGGCCGACCACCGCTGCCGGGTCTTCCGCACGGCGGACGCCGGCCGCGGCTGGGAGCCGCTGTCGGCGGGGCTGCCGACGGAGGACCACTACGGCACGGTGCTGCGCGACGCGATGTGCACGGACGACGCGGACCCGGCGGGCGTGTACTTCGGCAACCGCAACGGCGAGGTGTACGCGTCGGCCGACGACGGCGACAGCTGGAGTCAGCTGGCCTCCCATCTGCCGGACGTGCTGTGCGTGCGCGCGGCGGTCGTGGGCTGA
- a CDS encoding glycine betaine ABC transporter substrate-binding protein: protein MPSSPRSIAVAAGISTALLGLTACGGGLTEGGADTGKGPCTGVEAGSVDSGALEGVTVKVGSKEFDEQLLLGQLTIKMMCAAGATVVDETNSKGASQTRAKLTRGESDVYWEYTGTAWVDFLKQEPVFNAEKQYRAVKNLDLEKNGVVWGERAPFNNTFAFAAAEDFAEKNNLRTDSDMAAYLNENPSSKVCVESEFLSRVDGYPGYAKAYGITGGRTTSLGIGVVYTQTAEGNCDFGEVFTTDGRIGALGLRVLEDDKSFFPIYNAVPQVMRKTDEEHPEILEVLEPLAEILTTEVMQELNTAVSAKGGEPATVATDFLRNRHFLK from the coding sequence ATGCCGTCCTCACCGAGATCGATCGCCGTCGCCGCCGGAATATCGACCGCTCTGCTCGGACTGACCGCCTGCGGCGGCGGTCTGACGGAGGGCGGCGCGGACACCGGGAAGGGCCCGTGCACCGGAGTCGAGGCGGGGTCGGTCGATTCCGGCGCGCTCGAGGGGGTCACGGTGAAAGTCGGCTCCAAGGAGTTCGACGAGCAACTCCTGCTGGGTCAGCTCACCATCAAGATGATGTGTGCGGCGGGCGCGACCGTCGTCGACGAGACCAACAGCAAGGGCGCCAGCCAGACCAGGGCGAAGCTGACACGTGGGGAGAGCGACGTCTACTGGGAGTACACCGGCACGGCCTGGGTCGACTTCCTGAAGCAGGAGCCCGTCTTCAACGCCGAGAAGCAGTACAGAGCGGTCAAGAACCTGGACCTGGAGAAGAACGGCGTCGTCTGGGGAGAGCGCGCCCCCTTCAACAACACCTTCGCCTTCGCCGCGGCCGAGGACTTCGCCGAGAAGAACAACCTGAGGACCGACTCCGACATGGCCGCGTACCTCAACGAGAACCCCTCGTCGAAGGTCTGTGTCGAGTCGGAGTTCCTCAGCCGCGTCGACGGCTATCCCGGCTACGCGAAGGCGTACGGCATCACCGGCGGCAGGACGACATCCCTCGGTATCGGCGTGGTCTACACCCAGACCGCCGAGGGCAACTGCGACTTCGGCGAGGTCTTCACCACCGACGGCCGCATCGGCGCGCTCGGCCTGCGGGTCCTGGAGGACGACAAGAGCTTCTTCCCGATCTACAACGCCGTCCCCCAGGTGATGCGGAAGACGGACGAGGAGCACCCGGAGATCCTGGAGGTCCTCGAGCCGCTCGCCGAGATCCTGACCACCGAGGTGATGCAGGAACTGAACACCGCCGTGAGCGCCAAGGGCGGGGAACCCGCCACCGTCGCCACCGACTTCCTGAGGAATCGGCACTTCCTGAAGTAG
- a CDS encoding ABC transporter permease, whose product MRYTTLSVLRNTIVGLQGIDPSVLDAARGMGMSPARILLGVELPLAVPIIGAGTRTAIVLAVATVPLGSFLGAGGLGATLFGAVRSDRPFAVLVASVMIAVLALLMDWAAGILQRCLTPRGIR is encoded by the coding sequence TTGCGCTACACCACCCTGTCGGTCCTGCGGAACACCATCGTCGGTCTGCAGGGCATCGACCCCAGCGTGCTGGACGCGGCTAGGGGGATGGGCATGTCCCCCGCCAGAATCCTGCTCGGCGTGGAACTGCCCCTGGCCGTGCCCATCATCGGCGCCGGTACCCGCACCGCGATCGTGCTCGCCGTGGCCACCGTGCCCCTGGGCAGTTTTCTCGGTGCGGGCGGCCTGGGCGCGACGCTGTTCGGCGCGGTACGCAGCGACCGGCCCTTCGCCGTCCTGGTGGCCTCCGTGATGATCGCCGTGCTCGCCCTGTTGATGGACTGGGCCGCCGGCATCCTCCAGCGCTGCCTCACCCCTCGCGGCATCCGCTGA
- a CDS encoding NAD-binding protein: MLWSAIRQSVGDSFVASHDAPSIFAGHYDPSFTLDLCLKDLRLIQGLQNGLGAELPLTDAARGAFTLAADRYGPDAAELHVAKRIEDDADVSFRLAGEWVPPWEVDDSGSSAPVRA, encoded by the coding sequence GTGCTCTGGTCGGCGATCCGGCAGTCCGTCGGGGACTCCTTCGTCGCCTCGCACGACGCCCCTTCCATCTTCGCCGGCCACTACGACCCGTCCTTCACCCTCGACCTCTGCCTGAAGGACCTCCGCCTCATCCAAGGGCTCCAGAACGGCCTCGGCGCCGAGCTGCCCCTCACCGATGCCGCCCGCGGCGCGTTCACGCTCGCCGCCGATCGCTACGGCCCCGACGCGGCCGAACTGCATGTCGCCAAGCGCATCGAGGACGACGCGGACGTCTCGTTCCGCCTCGCCGGAGAGTGGGTTCCGCCCTGGGAGGTCGACGACAGCGGTTCCTCGGCGCCGGTCCGTGCGTGA
- a CDS encoding uracil-DNA glycosylase — MAPRPLHELVEAGWAKALEPAAERIAAMGDFLRAEIAAGRTYLPSGANVLRAFQQPFDDVRVLIVGQDPYPTPGMAIGLSFAVSPEVRSLPGSLENIFREAHSDLGLPRPSNGDLTPWTQQGVLLLNRALTTAPRKPAAHRGKGWEEVTEQAIRALAGRGKPLVSILWGRDARNLRPLLGDLPAIESAHPSPMSADRGFFGSRPFSRANDLLIQQGAQPVDWRLP; from the coding sequence GTGGCACCACGACCCTTGCATGAACTTGTTGAAGCGGGCTGGGCGAAGGCTCTCGAACCCGCGGCCGAACGCATCGCGGCCATGGGGGACTTCCTCCGCGCCGAGATAGCGGCCGGCCGGACCTATCTTCCCTCCGGGGCGAATGTCCTTCGCGCCTTCCAGCAGCCCTTCGATGACGTCCGTGTCCTGATCGTCGGACAGGATCCCTACCCCACCCCCGGGATGGCCATCGGGTTGAGTTTCGCGGTCTCGCCCGAGGTGCGTTCACTGCCGGGGAGTCTGGAGAACATCTTCCGGGAGGCGCACTCCGACCTGGGGCTGCCCAGGCCGTCGAACGGCGATCTCACGCCGTGGACGCAGCAGGGTGTGCTGCTGCTCAACAGAGCGCTCACCACCGCCCCGCGCAAGCCGGCCGCGCACCGGGGCAAGGGCTGGGAGGAGGTCACGGAACAGGCGATCCGGGCCCTCGCGGGGCGCGGCAAGCCGCTGGTCTCCATCCTGTGGGGGCGCGACGCGCGCAATCTGCGACCGCTGCTGGGGGACCTTCCGGCGATCGAGTCCGCGCACCCGTCCCCGATGTCGGCGGACCGCGGCTTCTTCGGTTCCCGGCCGTTCAGCCGTGCCAACGACCTGCTGATCCAGCAGGGTGCCCAGCCGGTGGACTGGCGCCTGCCGTAA
- a CDS encoding N-acetylglucosamine kinase yields the protein MTGGEPPVVLAVDSGGSGLRAALARGTEVLGEPALCGEAVRTGERGIDAGEFLERLLPLARRLLDAAGCDRPAAVAVGAAGFATLGEQLRAELPSALTRELGVRRVALAADAVTAYTGALGARPGVVIAAGTGLIAIGTDLTGWRRADGWGHLLGDCGGGAWIGRAGLEAALRAHDGRTGGSAPLLARAEELFGPVEGLPGRLYPRPDRPAVLASFAPEVAACAGDDPVAAGVLREAARHLADAAAAVCPAPAPGSGEPRVALTGGLFRLGDPLLGPLEAELAHRLPYARRVPAEGDPLTGAVRIGAALATGGLGLPYDERMLYVVAEK from the coding sequence ATGACCGGCGGCGAGCCTCCCGTCGTCCTCGCCGTGGACTCCGGCGGGTCAGGGCTCCGCGCGGCGCTGGCCCGGGGCACCGAGGTGCTCGGCGAGCCCGCGCTCTGCGGGGAGGCGGTACGGACCGGCGAGCGCGGGATCGACGCCGGGGAATTCCTGGAGCGGCTGCTGCCCCTGGCGCGGCGGCTGCTGGACGCCGCCGGGTGCGACCGTCCGGCGGCGGTGGCCGTCGGGGCCGCCGGGTTCGCGACGCTCGGTGAACAGCTGCGCGCCGAGCTGCCGTCGGCGCTGACGCGCGAGCTGGGAGTGCGCCGGGTCGCGCTGGCGGCCGACGCGGTCACCGCGTACACCGGCGCCCTCGGTGCGCGGCCGGGTGTGGTGATCGCCGCGGGTACGGGTCTGATCGCGATCGGCACGGACCTGACGGGCTGGCGTCGGGCGGACGGCTGGGGTCATCTGCTCGGGGACTGCGGTGGCGGCGCGTGGATCGGGCGGGCCGGGCTGGAGGCGGCCCTGCGGGCGCACGACGGGCGGACCGGCGGTTCGGCCCCGCTGCTGGCCCGCGCCGAGGAGCTGTTCGGCCCGGTGGAGGGGCTGCCCGGCCGGCTGTACCCGAGGCCCGACCGCCCGGCGGTCCTCGCGTCCTTCGCGCCCGAGGTGGCCGCCTGCGCCGGGGACGACCCGGTGGCGGCGGGGGTGCTGCGCGAGGCGGCCCGGCACCTGGCCGACGCGGCGGCGGCCGTCTGCCCGGCCCCGGCCCCGGGTTCGGGCGAACCCCGAGTGGCCCTGACCGGCGGGCTGTTCAGGCTGGGCGACCCGCTGCTCGGTCCCCTGGAGGCCGAGTTGGCGCACCGGCTGCCGTACGCGCGGCGGGTGCCGGCGGAGGGGGATCCGCTGACGGGTGCCGTACGGATCGGGGCGGCGCTGGCGACCGGCGGGCTCGGGTTGCCGTACGACGAACGGATGTTGTACGTGGTGGCCGAAAAATAG
- a CDS encoding sirohydrochlorin chelatase, producing the protein MSSPTGPASGLPVRMPRPRQPGRHRRPEPLAAPEGAPALVLAVPGTPSAATRGLAEEVVSIARSELPGLDARIGYVDGGADEFPTLQSVLARAAEERTARYEQAVAAGLDVKEPEGLVAVVVPLLAGPDSATLRQVRQAVMESRIAAELTDVLGPHPLLAEALHVRLSEAGLARADRARLFTVATAADGIVLATVGGEEAVQAAGITGMLLAARLAVPVMAAALDQEGSITSIAEQLRSSGSQQLALAPYLIGPEIDAGLIEAAATEAGCSAAEALGPYPAIGKLALGKYTTALGIAPQQPQGLPVR; encoded by the coding sequence ATGAGCTCCCCCACTGGGCCCGCGTCCGGCCTGCCAGTACGAATGCCGCGACCCCGCCAGCCCGGGCGGCACCGCCGTCCGGAGCCCCTGGCGGCTCCCGAGGGCGCGCCCGCGCTCGTCCTCGCGGTGCCCGGCACGCCCAGCGCCGCCACGCGCGGCCTCGCCGAGGAGGTCGTGAGCATCGCGCGCTCCGAGCTCCCCGGCCTCGACGCCCGCATCGGCTACGTCGACGGGGGCGCCGACGAGTTCCCCACGCTGCAGTCGGTGCTCGCGCGCGCCGCCGAGGAGCGCACCGCCCGTTACGAGCAGGCGGTCGCCGCCGGCCTCGACGTCAAGGAGCCGGAAGGGCTCGTCGCCGTCGTCGTGCCCCTGCTGGCCGGTCCGGACAGCGCCACGCTGCGCCAGGTCCGCCAGGCCGTCATGGAGAGCCGGATCGCGGCCGAGCTGACCGATGTCCTCGGTCCGCACCCGCTGCTCGCCGAGGCCCTGCACGTACGGCTGTCGGAGGCCGGTCTGGCGCGTGCCGACCGGGCCCGGCTGTTCACCGTCGCCACCGCCGCGGACGGCATCGTCCTCGCCACCGTGGGCGGCGAGGAGGCCGTGCAGGCCGCCGGGATCACGGGCATGCTGCTGGCCGCGCGGCTCGCCGTGCCGGTGATGGCCGCCGCCCTCGACCAGGAGGGCTCGATCACCTCCATCGCCGAGCAGCTGCGCTCCTCCGGCTCCCAGCAGCTGGCGCTCGCGCCGTACCTGATAGGGCCGGAGATCGACGCCGGTCTCATCGAGGCGGCCGCGACGGAGGCGGGCTGCTCCGCCGCCGAGGCGCTCGGCCCCTACCCGGCGATCGGCAAGCTGGCCCTCGGCAAGTACACGACGGCGCTCGGCATCGCGCCGCAGCAGCCGCAGGGCCTGCCGGTCCGCTGA
- a CDS encoding lactonase family protein: protein MTAEAEAGMDAAGGPRRRRAYIGSFTSAGGPGVLVAAVDEKSGALTVLGGVDDVPDPSYLALAPDGETLYAVSERPGGAVAAYRVTGDTPELTGPPVAVGDGPTHLAVHAGHVLTADYGSGSVTAVPVRPDGTLAAPASGTLRHTGSGPDPSRQREPHAHQVLPDPSGRRFLGVDLGTDSVRVCALEDGVPVVHHETALRPGSGPRHLAFHPGAPDGEPGGSYVYVLNELAPTVTVCRWNASDGLLETLAETPVLPDAPEGDAYPSGVVVSPDGRFVWTATRGTDVLSVLAVEGDGLRLVTTVPCGGHWPRALAYAAGTLYVANERSGDVTWFTVDPDTGIPAHGGSIAAPAASCVVLSG from the coding sequence TGCGGAAGCGGAAGCGGGCATGGACGCGGCGGGCGGACCGCGGCGACGACGGGCGTACATCGGGTCGTTCACGTCGGCGGGAGGACCCGGCGTCCTCGTCGCCGCCGTAGACGAGAAGAGCGGCGCGCTCACCGTCCTGGGGGGCGTGGACGACGTCCCCGACCCGTCCTACCTCGCCCTCGCGCCGGACGGGGAGACCCTCTACGCGGTCAGCGAGCGCCCCGGGGGCGCCGTGGCCGCCTACCGGGTGACGGGCGACACGCCGGAGTTGACCGGCCCCCCGGTGGCGGTCGGCGACGGCCCCACCCATCTCGCCGTACACGCCGGTCATGTCCTGACCGCCGACTACGGCTCCGGCAGCGTCACCGCCGTCCCCGTGCGCCCCGACGGCACTCTCGCGGCGCCCGCGTCCGGCACGCTCCGGCACACCGGCTCCGGGCCCGACCCGAGCCGCCAGCGGGAGCCGCACGCCCATCAGGTGCTGCCCGACCCGAGCGGCCGCCGGTTCCTCGGCGTCGACCTCGGCACGGACTCGGTGCGGGTCTGCGCGCTGGAGGACGGCGTCCCGGTCGTGCACCACGAGACGGCCCTGCGGCCGGGCTCGGGACCGCGCCACCTGGCGTTCCATCCCGGCGCCCCGGACGGCGAGCCGGGCGGATCGTACGTCTATGTGCTGAACGAACTCGCCCCCACGGTCACCGTGTGCCGCTGGAACGCCTCTGACGGCCTGCTGGAGACGCTGGCGGAGACCCCGGTGCTGCCGGACGCCCCGGAGGGTGACGCGTACCCCTCGGGCGTCGTCGTGTCCCCCGACGGCCGTTTCGTGTGGACGGCCACCCGTGGCACGGACGTCCTCTCCGTGCTCGCCGTCGAGGGCGACGGGCTGCGCCTGGTCACCACCGTGCCCTGCGGCGGCCACTGGCCCCGCGCCCTCGCCTACGCGGCGGGCACCCTGTACGTGGCCAACGAGCGCTCCGGTGACGTCACCTGGTTCACGGTCGACCCGGACACGGGGATACCGGCGCACGGTGGCTCGATCGCGGCCCCGGCCGCCTCCTGCGTCGTCCTGAGCGGCTGA